The following proteins come from a genomic window of Rattus norvegicus strain BN/NHsdMcwi chromosome 8, GRCr8, whole genome shotgun sequence:
- the Or7e173d gene encoding olfactory receptor Olr1166 → MIHNDVKNLTDVLEFHLMAISEDPDLQLVFFGLFLSVYLVTVLGNLLIILIIIFDSHLHTPMYFFLSNLSLIDIFFISTTIPKMIVGLKMHSRVISYAGCLTQMSLFLLFVCMDDMILTVMAYDRFVAICHPLHYTVIMNPQVCAVLILLSFSISVFDSQLHNLIAIQVTCFKDVEIANFFCHPSQLLNLACTNTLSSNIVIYFIGVILGIFPVLGIILSYCKIVFSILKIPSSSSKYKAFSTCGSHLSVVCLFYGTGIGVYLGSAVSHSPQKNAVASLIYTAVSPMLNPFIYTLRNRDISNALKRFRSRFL, encoded by the coding sequence ATGATCCATAATGATGTAAAAAATTTAACAGATGTCTTGGAATTCCATCTCATGGCAATCTCAGAGGATCCAGACCTGCAGCTTGTCTtctttggattatttctatcagtGTACCTGGTCACAGTGCTTGGGAACCTGCTCATCATCTTGATCATCATCTTTGACTCACAcctccacacacccatgtacttttTTCTATCCAACTTATCTTTGATTGATATCTTCTTCATCTCTACCACCATCCCAAAGATGATTGTGGGCCTCAAAATGCACAGCAGAGTTATTTCCTATGCAGGCTGCTTGACACAAATGTCTCTTTTTCTACTTTTTGTATGTATGGATGACATGATTCTAACTGTGATGGCTTATGACCGATTCGTGGCCATCTGTCATCCCCTTCATTACACTGTCATTATGAACCCTCAGGTCTGTGCTGTCTTAATTTTGTTGTCTTTTTCAATCAGTGTTTTTGATTCACAGCTGCACAATTTGATTGCAATACAAGTTACTTGCTTCAAGGATGTGGAAATTGCGAATTTCTTCTGTCATCCTTCACAACTCCTTAATCTTGCTTGCACTAATACACTCAGCAGTAACATAGTAATATATTTTATTGGTGTCATACTTGGCATTTTTCCTGTCCTAGGGATCATTTTATCATACTGTAAAATTGTTTTCTCCATTCTGAAAATCCCTTCCTCAAGTAGCAAATATAAAGCCTTCTCCACCTGTGGTTCTCATCTGTccgtagtttgtttgttttacggAACTGGGATTGGTGTGTACCTTGGCTCAGCTGTATCACACTCTCCACAAAAGAATGCAGTGGCTTCATTGATATACACTGCAGTGAGCCCTATGCTTAATCCTTTTATCTACACCCTAAGGAATAGAGATATCAGCAATGCCCTGAAGAGATTCCGTAGTAGGTTTCTCTAA